The Candidatus Flexicrinis proximus genomic interval AGCGCTTTGTTTTCCCCGGCTTACCGATACGGGAGACTCGGTCTGTGATCAGTTTAGAACAGGCCGAGTTGGCGGGCACCCGCGACAGCCTGGGTTCGGTTCTTTGCGCACAGTTTACTGAAGATTCGATTGATGTGCGTCTTTACTGTGCTCACCCCAGGAACAGCCGTACCGCAATTTCGTAGT includes:
- a CDS encoding response regulator transcription factor is translated as MSTVKTHINRIFSKLCAKNRTQAVAGARQLGLF